In one Macaca nemestrina isolate mMacNem1 chromosome 2, mMacNem.hap1, whole genome shotgun sequence genomic region, the following are encoded:
- the LOC105480133 gene encoding chordin isoform X7 produces the protein MPSLPAPPAPLLLLGLLLLGSRPARGAGPEPPALPIRSEKEPLPVRGAAGCSFGGKVYALDETWHPDLGEPFGVMRCVLCACEALQWGRRTRGPGRVTCKNIKPECPTLACGQPRQLPGHCCQTCPQERSSSERQPSGLSFEYPRDPEHRSYSDRGEPGAEERARGDGHTDFVALLTGPRSQAVARARVSLLRSSLRFSISYRRLDRPTRVRFSDSNGSVLFEHAAAPTQDGLVCGVWRAVPRLSLRLLRAEQLHVALVTLTHPSGEVWGPLIRHRALAAETFSAILTLEGSPEQGIGGITLLTLSDTEDSLHFLLLFRGLLEPRSGGKWDGGKIREKVRESTCLRKAHMCGLAGLTQVPLRLQILHQGQLLRELQANVSAQEPGFAEVLPNLTVQEMDWLVLGELQMALERAGRPGLRISGHIATRKSCDVLQSVLCGADVLIPVQTGAAGSASLTLLGNGSLIYQVQVVGTSSEVVAMTLETKPQRRDQRTVLCHMAGLQPGGHMAVGICPGLGARGAHMLLQNELFLNVGTKDFPDGELRGHVAALPYSGHSARHDRLPVPLAGALVLPPVKSQAAGHAWLSLDTHCHLHYEVLLAGLGGSEQGTVTAHLLGPPGTPGPRRLLKGFYGPEAQGVVKDLEPELLRHLAKGMASLLIATKGSPRGELRGQRRTVICDPVVCPPPSCPHPVQAPDQCCPVCPEKQDVRDLPGLPRSRDPGEGCYFDGDRSWRAAGTRWHPVVPPFGLIKCAVCTCKGGTGEVHCEKVQCPRLACAQPVRVNPTDCCKQCPVGLGAHPQLGDPMQADGPRGCRFAGQWFPESQSWHPSVPPFGEMSCITCRCGAGVPHCERDDCSLPLSCSLGKESRCCSRCTARRRPAPETRTDPELEKEAEGS, from the exons ATGCCGAGCCTCCCGGCCCCGCCGGCCCCGCTGCTGCTTCTCGGGCTGCTGCTGCTCGGCTCCCGGCCGGCCCGCGGCGCCGGCCCTGAGCCCCCCGCGCTGCCCATCCGTTCCGAGAAGGAGCCGCTGCCCGTTCGGGGAGCGGCAG GCTGCTCCTTCGGCGGGAAGGTCTATGCCTTGGACGAGACGTGGCACCCGGACCTGGGGGAGCCCTTCGGGGTGATGCGCTGCGTGCTGTGCGCCTGCGAGGCG CTTCAGTGGGGTCGCCGTACCAGGGGCCCTGGCAGGGTCACCTGCAAGAACATCAAACCAGAGTGCCCAACCTTGGCCTGTGGGCAGCCGCGCCAGCTGCCAGGACACTGCTGCCAGACCTGCCCCCAGG AGCGTAGCAGTTCGGAGCGGCAGCCGAGCGGCCTGTCCTTCGAGTATCCGCGGGACCCGGAGCATCGCAGTTATAGCGACCGCGGGGAGCCAGGCGCTGAGGAGCGGGCCCGTGGTGATGGCCACACGG ACTTCGTGGCGCTGCTGACAGGGCCGAGGTCGCAGGCGGTGGCACGAGCCCGAGTCTCGCTGCTGCGCTCTAGCCTCCGCTTCTCCATCTCCTACAGGCG GCTGGACCGCCCTACCAGGGTCCGCTTCTCAGACTCCAATGGCAGTGTCCTGTTTGAACACGCTGCAGCCCCCACCCAAGATGGCCTG GTCTGTGGGGTGTGGCGGGCAGTGCCTCGGTTGTCTCTGCGGCTCCTTAGGGCAGAACAGCTGCATGTGGCACTTGTGACACTCACTCACCCTTCAGGAGAGGTCTGGGGGCCTCTCATCCGGCACCGGGCCCTGGCTGCAG AGACTTTCAGTGCCATCCTGACTCTAGAAGGCTCCCCAGAGCAGGGCATAGGGGGCATCACCCTGCTCACTCTCAGTGACACAGAGGACTCCTTGCATTTTTTGCTGCTCTTCCGAGGgctgctggaacccaggagtggGGGTAAGTGGGATGGGGGCAAAATACGTGAGAAGGTTAGGGAGAGCACCTGTCTCAGAAAGGCCCACATGTGCGGCCTTGCAGGACTAACCCAGGTTCCCTTGAGGCTCCAGATTCTACACCAGGGGCAGCTACTGCGAGAACTTCAGGCCAATGTCTCAGCCCAG GAACCAGGCTTTGCTGAGGTGCTGCCCAACCTGACAGTCCAGGAGATGGACTGGCTGGTGCTAGGGGAGCTACAGATGGCCCTGGAGAGGGCAGGCAGGCCAGGGCTGCGCATCAGTGGACACATTGCTACCAGGAAGAGCTGCGACG TCCTGCAAAGTGTCCTTTGTGGGGCTGATGTCCTGATCCCAGTCCAGACGGGTGCTGCTGGCTCGGCCAGCCTCACGCTGCTAGGAAATGGCTCCCTGATCTATCAG GTGCAAGTGGTAGGGACAAGCAGTGAGGTGGTGGCCATGACACTGGAGACCAAGCCTCAGCGGAGGGATCAGCGCACTGTCTTGTGCCACATGGCTGGACTCCAGCCAGGAGGACACATG GCCGTGGGTATCTGCCCTGGGCTGGGTGCCCGAGGGGCTCATATGCTGCTGCAGAACGAGCTCTTTTTGAACGTGGGCACCAAGGACTTCCCAGATGGAGAGCTTCGGGGGCACGTGGCTGCCTTGCCCTACAGTGGGCATAGCGCCCGCCATGACA GGCTGCCTGTGCCCCTAGCAGGAGCCCTGGTGCTACCCCCTGTGAAGAGCCAGGCAGCAGGGCATGCCTGGCTCTCCCTGGATACCCACTGTCACCTGCACTATGAAGTGCtgctggctgggcttggtggctcagaACAAGGCACTGTCACTGCCCACCTTCTTGGGCCTCCTGGAACGCCAGGGCCTCGGCGGCTGCTGAAGGGATTCTATGGCCCAGAG GCCCAGGGCGTGGTGAAGGACCTGGAGCCGGAGCTGCTGCGGCACCTGGCAAAAGGCATGGCCTCCCTGCTGATCGCCACCAAGGGTAGCCCCAGAGGGGAGCTCCGAGGGCAG AGACGAACGGTGATCTGTGACCCGGTGGTGTGCCCACCACCCAGCTGCCCACACCCAGTGCAGGCTCCCGATCAGTGCTGCCCTGTTTGCCCTG AGAAACAAGATGTCAGAGACCTGCCAGGGCTGCCGAGGAGCCGGGACCCAGGAGAGG GCTGCTATTTTGATGGTGACCGGAGCTGGCGGGCAGCGGGTACGCGGTGGCACCCCGTTGTGCCCCCCTTTGGCTTAATTAAGTGTGCTGTCTGCACCTGCAAG GGGGGCACTGGAGAGGTGCACTGTGAGAAGGTGCAGTGTCCCCGGCTGGCTTGTGCCCAGCCTGTCCGTGTCAACCCCACCGACTGCTGCAAACAGTGTCCAG TGGGGTTGGGGGCCCATCCCCAGCTGGGGGACCCCATGCAGGCTGATGGGCCCCGGGGCTGCCGTTTTGCTGGGCAGTGGTTCCCAGAGAGTCAGAGCTGGCACCCATCAGTGCCCCCTTTTGGAGAGATGAGCTGTATCACCTGCAGATGTGGG GCAGGGGTGCCTCACTGTGAGCGGGATGACTGTTCACTGCCACTGTCCTGCAGCTTGGGGAAGGAGAGTCGATGCTGTTCCCGCTGCACAGCCCGCCGGCGGC CAGCCCCAGAGACCAGGACTGATCCAGAGCTGGAGAAAGAAGCCGAAGGCTCTTAG
- the LOC105480133 gene encoding chordin isoform X5, with amino-acid sequence MPSLPAPPAPLLLLGLLLLGSRPARGAGPEPPALPIRSEKEPLPVRGAAGCSFGGKVYALDETWHPDLGEPFGVMRCVLCACEALQWGRRTRGPGRVTCKNIKPECPTLACGQPRQLPGHCCQTCPQERSSSERQPSGLSFEYPRDPEHRSYSDRGEPGAEERARGDGHTDFVALLTGPRSQAVARARVSLLRSSLRFSISYRRLDRPTRVRFSDSNGSVLFEHAAAPTQDGLVCGVWRAVPRLSLRLLRAEQLHVALVTLTHPSGEVWGPLIRHRALAAETFSAILTLEGSPEQGIGGITLLTLSDTEDSLHFLLLFRGLLEPRSGGLTQVPLRLQILHQGQLLRELQANVSAQEPGFAEVLPNLTVQEMDWLVLGELQMALERAGRPGLRISGHIATRKSCDVLQSVLCGADVLIPVQTGAAGSASLTLLGNGSLIYQVQVVGTSSEVVAMTLETKPQRRDQRTVLCHMAGLQPGGHMAVGICPGLGARGAHMLLQNELFLNVGTKDFPDGELRGHVAALPYSGHSARHDRLPVPLAGALVLPPVKSQAAGHAWLSLDTHCHLHYEVLLAGLGGSEQGTVTAHLLGPPGTPGPRRLLKGFYGPEAQGVVKDLEPELLRHLAKGMASLLIATKGSPRGELRGQVHIANQCEVGGLRLGAAGVEGVQEPGAPDTAAAAPPVVPGPPALAPAKPGGPGRPRDPNTCFFEGQQRPHGARWAPNYDPLCSLCTCQRRTVICDPVVCPPPSCPHPVQAPDQCCPVCPEKQDVRDLPGLPRSRDPGEGCYFDGDRSWRAAGTRWHPVVPPFGLIKCAVCTCKGGTGEVHCEKVQCPRLACAQPVRVNPTDCCKQCPVGLGAHPQLGDPMQADGPRGCRFAGQWFPESQSWHPSVPPFGEMSCITCRCGAGVPHCERDDCSLPLSCSLGKESRCCSRCTARRRPPETRTDPELEKEAEGS; translated from the exons ATGCCGAGCCTCCCGGCCCCGCCGGCCCCGCTGCTGCTTCTCGGGCTGCTGCTGCTCGGCTCCCGGCCGGCCCGCGGCGCCGGCCCTGAGCCCCCCGCGCTGCCCATCCGTTCCGAGAAGGAGCCGCTGCCCGTTCGGGGAGCGGCAG GCTGCTCCTTCGGCGGGAAGGTCTATGCCTTGGACGAGACGTGGCACCCGGACCTGGGGGAGCCCTTCGGGGTGATGCGCTGCGTGCTGTGCGCCTGCGAGGCG CTTCAGTGGGGTCGCCGTACCAGGGGCCCTGGCAGGGTCACCTGCAAGAACATCAAACCAGAGTGCCCAACCTTGGCCTGTGGGCAGCCGCGCCAGCTGCCAGGACACTGCTGCCAGACCTGCCCCCAGG AGCGTAGCAGTTCGGAGCGGCAGCCGAGCGGCCTGTCCTTCGAGTATCCGCGGGACCCGGAGCATCGCAGTTATAGCGACCGCGGGGAGCCAGGCGCTGAGGAGCGGGCCCGTGGTGATGGCCACACGG ACTTCGTGGCGCTGCTGACAGGGCCGAGGTCGCAGGCGGTGGCACGAGCCCGAGTCTCGCTGCTGCGCTCTAGCCTCCGCTTCTCCATCTCCTACAGGCG GCTGGACCGCCCTACCAGGGTCCGCTTCTCAGACTCCAATGGCAGTGTCCTGTTTGAACACGCTGCAGCCCCCACCCAAGATGGCCTG GTCTGTGGGGTGTGGCGGGCAGTGCCTCGGTTGTCTCTGCGGCTCCTTAGGGCAGAACAGCTGCATGTGGCACTTGTGACACTCACTCACCCTTCAGGAGAGGTCTGGGGGCCTCTCATCCGGCACCGGGCCCTGGCTGCAG AGACTTTCAGTGCCATCCTGACTCTAGAAGGCTCCCCAGAGCAGGGCATAGGGGGCATCACCCTGCTCACTCTCAGTGACACAGAGGACTCCTTGCATTTTTTGCTGCTCTTCCGAGGgctgctggaacccaggagtggGG GACTAACCCAGGTTCCCTTGAGGCTCCAGATTCTACACCAGGGGCAGCTACTGCGAGAACTTCAGGCCAATGTCTCAGCCCAG GAACCAGGCTTTGCTGAGGTGCTGCCCAACCTGACAGTCCAGGAGATGGACTGGCTGGTGCTAGGGGAGCTACAGATGGCCCTGGAGAGGGCAGGCAGGCCAGGGCTGCGCATCAGTGGACACATTGCTACCAGGAAGAGCTGCGACG TCCTGCAAAGTGTCCTTTGTGGGGCTGATGTCCTGATCCCAGTCCAGACGGGTGCTGCTGGCTCGGCCAGCCTCACGCTGCTAGGAAATGGCTCCCTGATCTATCAG GTGCAAGTGGTAGGGACAAGCAGTGAGGTGGTGGCCATGACACTGGAGACCAAGCCTCAGCGGAGGGATCAGCGCACTGTCTTGTGCCACATGGCTGGACTCCAGCCAGGAGGACACATG GCCGTGGGTATCTGCCCTGGGCTGGGTGCCCGAGGGGCTCATATGCTGCTGCAGAACGAGCTCTTTTTGAACGTGGGCACCAAGGACTTCCCAGATGGAGAGCTTCGGGGGCACGTGGCTGCCTTGCCCTACAGTGGGCATAGCGCCCGCCATGACA GGCTGCCTGTGCCCCTAGCAGGAGCCCTGGTGCTACCCCCTGTGAAGAGCCAGGCAGCAGGGCATGCCTGGCTCTCCCTGGATACCCACTGTCACCTGCACTATGAAGTGCtgctggctgggcttggtggctcagaACAAGGCACTGTCACTGCCCACCTTCTTGGGCCTCCTGGAACGCCAGGGCCTCGGCGGCTGCTGAAGGGATTCTATGGCCCAGAG GCCCAGGGCGTGGTGAAGGACCTGGAGCCGGAGCTGCTGCGGCACCTGGCAAAAGGCATGGCCTCCCTGCTGATCGCCACCAAGGGTAGCCCCAGAGGGGAGCTCCGAGGGCAG GTGCACATCGCCAACCAATGTGAGGTGGGCGGACTGCGCCTGGGGGCGGCCGGGGTCGAGGGGGTGCAGGAGCCGGGGGCTCCGGATACAGCCGCTGCTGCGCCACCTGTGGTGCCTGGTCCCCCGGCCCTAGCGCCTGCCAAACCTGGTGGTCCTGGGAGGCCCCGAGACCCCAACACATGCTTCTTCGAGGGGCAGCAGCGCCCCCACGGGGCTCGCTGGGCACCCAACTACGACCCGCTCTGCTCACTCTGCACCTGCCAG AGACGAACGGTGATCTGTGACCCGGTGGTGTGCCCACCACCCAGCTGCCCACACCCAGTGCAGGCTCCCGATCAGTGCTGCCCTGTTTGCCCTG AGAAACAAGATGTCAGAGACCTGCCAGGGCTGCCGAGGAGCCGGGACCCAGGAGAGG GCTGCTATTTTGATGGTGACCGGAGCTGGCGGGCAGCGGGTACGCGGTGGCACCCCGTTGTGCCCCCCTTTGGCTTAATTAAGTGTGCTGTCTGCACCTGCAAG GGGGGCACTGGAGAGGTGCACTGTGAGAAGGTGCAGTGTCCCCGGCTGGCTTGTGCCCAGCCTGTCCGTGTCAACCCCACCGACTGCTGCAAACAGTGTCCAG TGGGGTTGGGGGCCCATCCCCAGCTGGGGGACCCCATGCAGGCTGATGGGCCCCGGGGCTGCCGTTTTGCTGGGCAGTGGTTCCCAGAGAGTCAGAGCTGGCACCCATCAGTGCCCCCTTTTGGAGAGATGAGCTGTATCACCTGCAGATGTGGG GCAGGGGTGCCTCACTGTGAGCGGGATGACTGTTCACTGCCACTGTCCTGCAGCTTGGGGAAGGAGAGTCGATGCTGTTCCCGCTGCACAGCCCGCCGGCGGC CCCCAGAGACCAGGACTGATCCAGAGCTGGAGAAAGAAGCCGAAGGCTCTTAG
- the LOC105480133 gene encoding chordin isoform X6 gives MPSLPAPPAPLLLLGLLLLGSRPARGAGPEPPALPIRSEKEPLPVRGAAGCSFGGKVYALDETWHPDLGEPFGVMRCVLCACEALQWGRRTRGPGRVTCKNIKPECPTLACGQPRQLPGHCCQTCPQERSSSERQPSGLSFEYPRDPEHRSYSDRGEPGAEERARGDGHTDFVALLTGPRSQAVARARVSLLRSSLRFSISYRRLDRPTRVRFSDSNGSVLFEHAAAPTQDGLVCGVWRAVPRLSLRLLRAEQLHVALVTLTHPSGEVWGPLIRHRALAAETFSAILTLEGSPEQGIGGITLLTLSDTEDSLHFLLLFRGLLEPRSGGKWDGGKIREKVRESTCLRKAHMCGLAGLTQVPLRLQILHQGQLLRELQANVSAQEPGFAEVLPNLTVQEMDWLVLGELQMALERAGRPGLRISGHIATRKSCDVLQSVLCGADVLIPVQTGAAGSASLTLLGNGSLIYQVQVVGTSSEVVAMTLETKPQRRDQRTVLCHMAGLQPGGHMAVGICPGLGARGAHMLLQNELFLNVGTKDFPDGELRGHVAALPYSGHSARHDRLPVPLAGALVLPPVKSQAAGHAWLSLDTHCHLHYEVLLAGLGGSEQGTVTAHLLGPPGTPGPRRLLKGFYGPEAQGVVKDLEPELLRHLAKGMASLLIATKGSPRGELRGQVHIANQCEVGGLRLGAAGVEGVQEPGAPDTAAAAPPVVPGPPALAPAKPGGPGRPRDPNTCFFEGQQRPHGARWAPNYDPLCSLCTCQRRTVICDPVVCPPPSCPHPVQAPDQCCPVCPEKQDVRDLPGLPRSRDPGEGCYFDGDRSWRAAGTRWHPVVPPFGLIKCAVCTCKGGTGEVHCEKVQCPRLACAQPVRVNPTDCCKQCPVGLGAHPQLGDPMQADGPRGCRFAGQWFPESQSWHPSVPPFGEMSCITCRCGCLLCLVPGRGASL, from the exons ATGCCGAGCCTCCCGGCCCCGCCGGCCCCGCTGCTGCTTCTCGGGCTGCTGCTGCTCGGCTCCCGGCCGGCCCGCGGCGCCGGCCCTGAGCCCCCCGCGCTGCCCATCCGTTCCGAGAAGGAGCCGCTGCCCGTTCGGGGAGCGGCAG GCTGCTCCTTCGGCGGGAAGGTCTATGCCTTGGACGAGACGTGGCACCCGGACCTGGGGGAGCCCTTCGGGGTGATGCGCTGCGTGCTGTGCGCCTGCGAGGCG CTTCAGTGGGGTCGCCGTACCAGGGGCCCTGGCAGGGTCACCTGCAAGAACATCAAACCAGAGTGCCCAACCTTGGCCTGTGGGCAGCCGCGCCAGCTGCCAGGACACTGCTGCCAGACCTGCCCCCAGG AGCGTAGCAGTTCGGAGCGGCAGCCGAGCGGCCTGTCCTTCGAGTATCCGCGGGACCCGGAGCATCGCAGTTATAGCGACCGCGGGGAGCCAGGCGCTGAGGAGCGGGCCCGTGGTGATGGCCACACGG ACTTCGTGGCGCTGCTGACAGGGCCGAGGTCGCAGGCGGTGGCACGAGCCCGAGTCTCGCTGCTGCGCTCTAGCCTCCGCTTCTCCATCTCCTACAGGCG GCTGGACCGCCCTACCAGGGTCCGCTTCTCAGACTCCAATGGCAGTGTCCTGTTTGAACACGCTGCAGCCCCCACCCAAGATGGCCTG GTCTGTGGGGTGTGGCGGGCAGTGCCTCGGTTGTCTCTGCGGCTCCTTAGGGCAGAACAGCTGCATGTGGCACTTGTGACACTCACTCACCCTTCAGGAGAGGTCTGGGGGCCTCTCATCCGGCACCGGGCCCTGGCTGCAG AGACTTTCAGTGCCATCCTGACTCTAGAAGGCTCCCCAGAGCAGGGCATAGGGGGCATCACCCTGCTCACTCTCAGTGACACAGAGGACTCCTTGCATTTTTTGCTGCTCTTCCGAGGgctgctggaacccaggagtggGGGTAAGTGGGATGGGGGCAAAATACGTGAGAAGGTTAGGGAGAGCACCTGTCTCAGAAAGGCCCACATGTGCGGCCTTGCAGGACTAACCCAGGTTCCCTTGAGGCTCCAGATTCTACACCAGGGGCAGCTACTGCGAGAACTTCAGGCCAATGTCTCAGCCCAG GAACCAGGCTTTGCTGAGGTGCTGCCCAACCTGACAGTCCAGGAGATGGACTGGCTGGTGCTAGGGGAGCTACAGATGGCCCTGGAGAGGGCAGGCAGGCCAGGGCTGCGCATCAGTGGACACATTGCTACCAGGAAGAGCTGCGACG TCCTGCAAAGTGTCCTTTGTGGGGCTGATGTCCTGATCCCAGTCCAGACGGGTGCTGCTGGCTCGGCCAGCCTCACGCTGCTAGGAAATGGCTCCCTGATCTATCAG GTGCAAGTGGTAGGGACAAGCAGTGAGGTGGTGGCCATGACACTGGAGACCAAGCCTCAGCGGAGGGATCAGCGCACTGTCTTGTGCCACATGGCTGGACTCCAGCCAGGAGGACACATG GCCGTGGGTATCTGCCCTGGGCTGGGTGCCCGAGGGGCTCATATGCTGCTGCAGAACGAGCTCTTTTTGAACGTGGGCACCAAGGACTTCCCAGATGGAGAGCTTCGGGGGCACGTGGCTGCCTTGCCCTACAGTGGGCATAGCGCCCGCCATGACA GGCTGCCTGTGCCCCTAGCAGGAGCCCTGGTGCTACCCCCTGTGAAGAGCCAGGCAGCAGGGCATGCCTGGCTCTCCCTGGATACCCACTGTCACCTGCACTATGAAGTGCtgctggctgggcttggtggctcagaACAAGGCACTGTCACTGCCCACCTTCTTGGGCCTCCTGGAACGCCAGGGCCTCGGCGGCTGCTGAAGGGATTCTATGGCCCAGAG GCCCAGGGCGTGGTGAAGGACCTGGAGCCGGAGCTGCTGCGGCACCTGGCAAAAGGCATGGCCTCCCTGCTGATCGCCACCAAGGGTAGCCCCAGAGGGGAGCTCCGAGGGCAG GTGCACATCGCCAACCAATGTGAGGTGGGCGGACTGCGCCTGGGGGCGGCCGGGGTCGAGGGGGTGCAGGAGCCGGGGGCTCCGGATACAGCCGCTGCTGCGCCACCTGTGGTGCCTGGTCCCCCGGCCCTAGCGCCTGCCAAACCTGGTGGTCCTGGGAGGCCCCGAGACCCCAACACATGCTTCTTCGAGGGGCAGCAGCGCCCCCACGGGGCTCGCTGGGCACCCAACTACGACCCGCTCTGCTCACTCTGCACCTGCCAG AGACGAACGGTGATCTGTGACCCGGTGGTGTGCCCACCACCCAGCTGCCCACACCCAGTGCAGGCTCCCGATCAGTGCTGCCCTGTTTGCCCTG AGAAACAAGATGTCAGAGACCTGCCAGGGCTGCCGAGGAGCCGGGACCCAGGAGAGG GCTGCTATTTTGATGGTGACCGGAGCTGGCGGGCAGCGGGTACGCGGTGGCACCCCGTTGTGCCCCCCTTTGGCTTAATTAAGTGTGCTGTCTGCACCTGCAAG GGGGGCACTGGAGAGGTGCACTGTGAGAAGGTGCAGTGTCCCCGGCTGGCTTGTGCCCAGCCTGTCCGTGTCAACCCCACCGACTGCTGCAAACAGTGTCCAG TGGGGTTGGGGGCCCATCCCCAGCTGGGGGACCCCATGCAGGCTGATGGGCCCCGGGGCTGCCGTTTTGCTGGGCAGTGGTTCCCAGAGAGTCAGAGCTGGCACCCATCAGTGCCCCCTTTTGGAGAGATGAGCTGTATCACCTGCAGATGTGGG TGTCTGCTCTGTCTTGTACCAGGCAGGGGTGCCTCACTGTGA